The following proteins are encoded in a genomic region of Saccharopolyspora antimicrobica:
- a CDS encoding zinc-dependent metalloprotease, translating into MNARPSTLPTPGAAGEHRPLDWNVAVATAVRLMKPGPEVPRAEAEHAVRSLRRFSVEAESHVRDVTGLGQELPNIAGDVVDRPAWVHGAAHGLAALTDAALSSADARMQRVDDLFAGLSSRSAGVQAGLVLAYLGGKVLGQFDPYGESGAAGQRGRLLLVAPNIVAAQRSLGVPADDFSMWVCLHESTHRLQFNAVPWLREHFSESLGILLAEMEGTTGELLSRLPAVLREARAARSGDSSPGMLGVIELLQTPQQRLALDRIIAISTLLEGHADHVMDAVGPRVVPSVATIRSRFTERRKGGGLLDRILRSLLGVDAKIRQYAQGAAFTRHVVDKVGMTGFNAVWTSPEHLPTRSEISAPDTWIRRIHG; encoded by the coding sequence GTGAACGCCCGACCTTCCACCCTGCCGACGCCGGGCGCGGCAGGGGAGCACCGGCCGCTGGACTGGAACGTCGCCGTCGCCACCGCGGTCCGGCTGATGAAGCCGGGCCCCGAGGTGCCGCGAGCGGAGGCTGAGCACGCGGTCCGCTCGCTGCGCCGGTTCAGCGTCGAGGCCGAGAGCCACGTGCGCGACGTGACCGGGCTCGGCCAGGAGCTGCCGAACATCGCCGGCGACGTCGTGGACCGGCCGGCCTGGGTGCACGGCGCGGCGCACGGCCTGGCCGCCCTGACCGACGCCGCGCTGTCCTCGGCCGATGCCCGGATGCAGCGCGTCGACGACCTCTTCGCCGGGCTGAGCTCGCGCAGCGCCGGGGTGCAGGCCGGGCTCGTGCTCGCCTACCTCGGCGGCAAGGTGCTGGGGCAGTTCGACCCGTACGGCGAGTCCGGCGCGGCCGGGCAGCGCGGTCGGCTGCTGCTGGTGGCGCCGAACATCGTCGCGGCCCAGCGCTCCCTCGGCGTGCCCGCCGACGACTTCTCGATGTGGGTGTGCCTGCACGAATCCACGCACCGGCTGCAGTTCAACGCGGTGCCGTGGCTGCGCGAGCACTTCTCCGAGAGCCTCGGCATCCTGCTCGCGGAGATGGAGGGCACCACCGGTGAGCTGCTGAGCAGGCTGCCGGCGGTGCTGCGGGAAGCCCGCGCGGCCCGCTCCGGCGACTCCAGCCCCGGCATGCTCGGCGTGATCGAACTGCTGCAAACGCCCCAGCAGCGCCTGGCGCTGGACCGCATCATCGCGATCTCCACGCTCCTGGAGGGCCACGCGGACCACGTGATGGACGCGGTGGGTCCGCGAGTGGTGCCGAGCGTGGCGACGATCCGCAGCCGCTTCACCGAACGCCGCAAGGGCGGCGGCCTGCTGGACCGCATCCTGCGCAGCCTCCTCGGCGTGGACGCGAAGATCCGCCAGTACGCCCAGGGCGCGGCCTTCACCCGCCACGTCGTCGACAAGGTTGGCATGACCGGCTTCAACGCCGTCTGGACCTCACCGGAGCACCTGCCCACCCGCTCCGAGATCTCCGCCCCCGACACCTGGATCCGCCGCATCCACGGCTGA
- the tilS gene encoding tRNA lysidine(34) synthetase TilS, translating into MPPPPAVSAVRGAVRRLLGSAEAAPFRGAPLVVACSGGADSLALAAAASHAARHAGVALRAVVVDHGLQVGSADVAARAAQQLTGLGAVAEVVTVQVDGPGGPEAAARRARYRVLREKRPPGSLVLLGHTLDDQAETVLLGLGRGSGARSISGMRPVDPPWARPFLGVRRETTEAACRELGLEPWRDPHNADARFTRVRLRTEVLPLMEDVLQGGVHEALARTAQQLREDADALDALAAAERRRVAAGDGLDALALKEIPAALRRRVVRAWLLDRGVPEVTDAHLRAADALVSDWRGQGGPRLPGDFVLSRAHGTLQVGGAGRKPPNG; encoded by the coding sequence GTGCCGCCGCCTCCCGCCGTCAGCGCCGTCCGCGGCGCCGTCCGGCGCCTGCTCGGCTCCGCCGAAGCCGCGCCCTTCCGGGGCGCTCCGCTGGTCGTCGCGTGCTCCGGCGGCGCTGACTCGCTGGCGCTCGCCGCTGCCGCTTCGCACGCTGCCCGGCACGCGGGCGTCGCGCTCCGCGCTGTCGTGGTGGACCACGGGCTCCAGGTCGGCTCCGCCGACGTCGCCGCTCGCGCCGCTCAGCAGCTCACCGGGCTCGGTGCCGTCGCCGAGGTGGTGACGGTGCAGGTCGACGGCCCTGGCGGTCCCGAGGCCGCAGCGCGCCGCGCGCGGTACCGGGTGCTGCGCGAGAAGCGGCCGCCCGGTTCGCTCGTCCTGCTCGGGCACACCCTCGACGACCAGGCCGAAACCGTGCTGCTCGGATTGGGGCGCGGTTCGGGGGCGCGGTCGATCTCGGGGATGCGGCCGGTGGATCCGCCGTGGGCGCGGCCGTTCCTGGGCGTGCGGCGGGAGACCACCGAGGCGGCCTGCCGGGAGCTCGGGCTCGAACCCTGGCGCGATCCGCACAACGCCGATGCCCGGTTCACCCGTGTGCGGTTGCGCACAGAAGTTCTTCCACTGATGGAAGACGTTTTGCAAGGTGGCGTTCACGAAGCGTTGGCCCGGACCGCGCAGCAGCTGCGGGAGGACGCCGACGCGCTGGACGCGCTGGCCGCCGCAGAGCGCCGCCGGGTCGCCGCAGGTGATGGGCTGGATGCCTTGGCGCTGAAGGAGATTCCGGCCGCGCTGCGGCGTCGGGTGGTGAGGGCGTGGCTGCTCGACCGGGGCGTGCCGGAGGTGACCGATGCGCACCTGCGGGCCGCCGACGCGCTGGTGTCGGACTGGCGCGGGCAGGGCGGACCGAGGTTGCCGGGTGACTTTGTGCTTTCCCGCGCGCATGGCACGCTTCAAGTCGGAGGGGCGGGTCGCAAGCCGCCGAATGGCTGA
- the hpt gene encoding hypoxanthine phosphoribosyltransferase: MYDGDIASVLISEQQIKDKVTELAKQVDEDYQQAGGDLLLVGVLKGAVMFMTDFARALPQPAQLEFMAVSSYGSSTSSSGVVRILKDLDRDIAGRHVLIVEDIIDSGLTLSWLLKNLSSRNPASLEVCTLLRKPDAVQVDVPVRYVGFDIPNEFVVGYGLDYAERYRDLPYIGTLDPKVYTSGI, from the coding sequence GTGTACGACGGCGACATTGCTTCTGTGCTCATCAGCGAGCAGCAGATCAAGGACAAGGTCACCGAGTTGGCCAAGCAGGTCGACGAGGACTACCAGCAGGCCGGCGGGGATCTGCTGCTGGTGGGCGTGCTCAAGGGCGCGGTGATGTTCATGACCGACTTCGCGCGGGCGCTGCCGCAGCCCGCCCAGCTGGAGTTCATGGCGGTCAGCTCGTACGGCTCGTCGACCTCCTCGTCCGGGGTGGTGCGGATCCTGAAGGACCTGGACCGCGACATCGCGGGCAGGCACGTGCTGATCGTCGAGGACATCATCGACTCCGGGCTGACGCTGTCCTGGCTGCTGAAGAACCTCAGCTCGCGCAACCCCGCCTCGCTGGAGGTCTGCACGCTGCTGCGCAAGCCGGACGCGGTGCAGGTCGACGTGCCGGTGCGCTACGTCGGCTTCGACATCCCGAACGAGTTCGTGGTCGGCTACGGCCTGGACTACGCCGAGCGCTACCGTGACCTCCCTTACATCGGCACGCTGGACCCGAAGGTCTACACCTCCGGCATCTGA
- the ftsH gene encoding ATP-dependent zinc metalloprotease FtsH, translating into MDRKRLLRNPLLWILIAFLLILSFNVLFDETRAYREVSTSQALEQIAQGKVKEATIEDKEQRVRLTLNDGQNFDGSNQLIAQYPAGATDKVVDEIRNAHVPVWNTKVSQDSFWVQMLFYLVPIGLLVLLLMWMMNNVQGGGNRVLNFGKSKAKQLTKDMPKTLFTDVAGADEAVEELHEIKDFLQNPGRYQALGAKIPKGVLLYGPPGTGKTLLARAVAGEAGVPFYSISGSDFVEMFVGVGASRVRDLFEQAKQNAPCIIFVDEIDAVGRQRGAGLGGGHDEREQTLNQLLVEMDGFDSRGGIILIAATNRPDILDPALLRPGRFDRQIPVSAPDLRGRRAILGVHSKGKPLAQDVDMESLAKRTVGFSGADLENVVNEAALLTARENGQLITAAAMEEAVDRVVGGPRRKSKIVSERDKKITAYHEGGHALAAWAMPDLEPVYKLTILPRGRTGGHALVVPEDDKDMMTRSEMIARLVFALGGRSAEELIFHEPTTGASSDIEQATKIARAMVTEYGMTARLGAVKYGKEEGDPFLGRTAGQQPNYSLEVAHEIDEEVRRLIEAAHTEAWEVLSTYRDVLDDLVLELIEKETLNRKDLERIFARVEKRPRITAFNDFGGRTPSDKPPIKTPGELAKERGEPWPPVKEEPTPAPAAPVNQNGAQPTHGQQEPTPAGAGANQGTVQIQQPQPGQYGQPPQAVPPNYGAPPGWTPATTPSGSSNYSGGQQQYNWTPSWERGPQQAEHPATPESGEQQAEQAPRQEGSDPAQENGSGNQSR; encoded by the coding sequence ATGGACCGAAAGCGCCTGCTCCGCAATCCGCTGCTGTGGATCCTCATCGCTTTTCTGTTGATCTTGTCCTTCAACGTGCTCTTCGACGAGACGCGCGCCTACCGCGAAGTCTCCACGTCGCAGGCGCTCGAGCAGATCGCTCAGGGCAAGGTCAAGGAAGCGACCATCGAGGACAAGGAGCAGCGGGTCCGGCTGACCCTTAATGACGGCCAGAACTTCGATGGCAGCAACCAGCTGATCGCGCAGTACCCCGCGGGGGCCACCGACAAGGTGGTCGACGAGATCCGCAATGCGCACGTGCCGGTGTGGAACACCAAGGTCTCCCAGGACTCGTTCTGGGTGCAGATGCTGTTCTACCTGGTGCCCATCGGCCTGCTCGTGCTGCTGCTGATGTGGATGATGAACAACGTCCAGGGCGGCGGGAACCGCGTCCTGAACTTCGGCAAGTCCAAGGCCAAGCAGCTCACCAAGGACATGCCCAAGACGCTGTTCACCGACGTCGCCGGCGCCGATGAGGCCGTCGAGGAGCTGCACGAGATCAAGGACTTCCTGCAGAACCCCGGCCGCTACCAGGCGCTGGGCGCGAAGATCCCGAAGGGCGTGCTGCTCTACGGCCCGCCCGGCACCGGTAAGACGCTGCTCGCGCGCGCGGTCGCCGGTGAGGCCGGAGTGCCGTTCTACTCCATCTCCGGTTCCGACTTCGTCGAGATGTTCGTCGGTGTCGGCGCCTCCCGGGTCCGCGACCTGTTCGAGCAGGCCAAGCAGAACGCGCCCTGCATCATCTTCGTCGACGAGATCGACGCGGTCGGCCGCCAGCGCGGCGCCGGCCTCGGCGGCGGGCACGACGAGCGGGAGCAGACCCTCAACCAGCTGCTGGTCGAGATGGACGGCTTCGACTCGCGCGGCGGCATCATCCTGATCGCCGCCACCAACCGCCCGGACATCCTGGACCCGGCGCTGCTGCGCCCGGGCCGCTTCGACCGGCAGATCCCGGTGTCCGCGCCGGACCTGCGCGGCCGCCGCGCGATCCTGGGCGTGCACTCCAAGGGCAAGCCGCTGGCCCAGGACGTCGACATGGAGAGCCTGGCCAAGCGCACCGTCGGCTTCTCCGGCGCCGACCTGGAGAACGTGGTCAACGAGGCCGCGCTGCTCACCGCGCGCGAGAACGGCCAGCTGATCACCGCCGCGGCCATGGAGGAAGCGGTCGACCGGGTGGTCGGCGGCCCGCGCCGGAAGAGCAAGATCGTCTCCGAGCGGGACAAGAAGATCACCGCCTACCACGAAGGCGGGCACGCGCTCGCCGCGTGGGCGATGCCCGACCTGGAGCCGGTCTACAAGCTGACGATCCTGCCGCGCGGTCGCACCGGCGGGCACGCCCTCGTCGTCCCCGAGGACGACAAGGACATGATGACCCGCTCGGAGATGATCGCCCGGCTGGTGTTCGCGCTGGGCGGCCGCTCCGCGGAGGAGCTGATCTTCCACGAGCCGACCACCGGTGCCTCCAGCGACATCGAGCAGGCCACCAAGATCGCCCGCGCGATGGTCACCGAGTACGGCATGACCGCCCGCCTGGGCGCGGTGAAGTACGGCAAGGAGGAGGGCGACCCGTTCCTGGGCCGCACCGCCGGCCAGCAGCCGAACTACTCGCTCGAGGTCGCGCACGAGATCGACGAGGAGGTGCGGCGCCTCATCGAGGCCGCGCACACCGAGGCGTGGGAGGTGCTCAGCACCTACCGCGACGTGCTCGACGACCTGGTGCTGGAGCTCATCGAGAAGGAGACGCTGAACCGCAAGGACCTGGAGCGGATCTTCGCCCGCGTGGAGAAGCGGCCCAGGATCACCGCGTTCAACGACTTCGGTGGTCGCACGCCGTCGGACAAGCCGCCGATCAAGACCCCCGGCGAGCTGGCCAAGGAGCGCGGCGAGCCGTGGCCGCCGGTCAAGGAGGAGCCGACCCCGGCTCCCGCCGCACCGGTGAACCAGAACGGCGCCCAGCCGACCCACGGTCAGCAGGAGCCGACGCCTGCCGGTGCCGGTGCCAACCAGGGCACCGTGCAGATCCAGCAGCCGCAGCCCGGCCAGTACGGCCAGCCGCCGCAGGCGGTGCCGCCGAACTACGGCGCGCCGCCCGGGTGGACCCCGGCGACCACGCCGTCGGGCTCGTCCAACTACTCCGGTGGCCAGCAGCAGTACAACTGGACGCCGTCCTGGGAGCGCGGGCCGCAGCAGGCCGAGCACCCGGCGACGCCGGAGTCCGGCGAGCAGCAGGCCGAGCAGGCTCCGCGCCAGGAGGGCTCGGACCCGGCTCAGGAGAACGGCAGCGGCAACCAGAGCCGCTGA